One Desulfovibrio fairfieldensis genomic window carries:
- the dapB gene encoding 4-hydroxy-tetrahydrodipicolinate reductase: MSTAIIVVGANGRMGRTISGLAANDPAYTLAGLVDSKEHLDALSGAGCPVADSLEALLPQVPGAVVIDFTAPAVSLHSARVAARTGHALVIGTTGLTGEQKDELRALAEKAPLFWSSNMSIGINVLLKILPELTKALGESYDIEMVELHHNRKKDSPSGTALTLGECLAEARGWKLPDVRCSSRDGIIGERPKAQIGIQAIRGGDVVGVHTIYFMGPGERIEVSHQAHSRETFAQGALRAAAWLSRQKPGKLYGMQDMF, encoded by the coding sequence ATGAGTACAGCCATTATCGTCGTGGGCGCCAACGGGCGCATGGGCAGAACCATCAGCGGTCTGGCAGCCAACGATCCGGCATACACGCTGGCCGGTCTGGTGGACAGCAAGGAACACCTGGACGCGCTGTCCGGGGCAGGCTGCCCGGTGGCGGATTCGCTGGAGGCTTTGCTGCCGCAGGTTCCGGGCGCGGTGGTCATTGACTTCACGGCTCCGGCCGTCAGCTTGCACTCGGCGCGCGTGGCGGCTCGTACCGGGCACGCCCTGGTCATCGGCACCACGGGCCTCACCGGGGAGCAGAAGGACGAACTGCGTGCTCTGGCTGAAAAAGCGCCGCTTTTCTGGTCCTCCAACATGAGCATCGGCATCAATGTACTGCTGAAAATCCTGCCGGAACTGACCAAGGCTCTGGGCGAAAGCTATGACATCGAAATGGTGGAACTGCACCATAACCGCAAAAAGGACTCTCCCAGCGGCACGGCTCTGACCTTGGGCGAATGCCTGGCCGAGGCGCGCGGCTGGAAGCTCCCGGACGTGCGCTGTTCCTCCCGCGACGGCATTATCGGCGAGCGGCCTAAGGCCCAGATCGGTATCCAGGCCATCCGGGGCGGCGATGTGGTGGGCGTGCATACCATTTATTTCATGGGACCCGGCGAGCGCATCGAAGTGAGCCACCAAGCCCATTCGCGCGAGACTTTCGCCCAGGGGGCCCTGCGCGCCGCCGCTTGGCTGTCCCGACAAAAGCCGGGGAAGCTTTACGGCATGCAGGATATGTTTTGA
- a CDS encoding DMT family transporter has protein sequence MTPRSEGETDASRALKSALLRMHAATVLFGLSGIFGKLCACSPAMLVCGRAFFAVGALSLLCLARRHAPWQGLRCRDLAGLALSGTLLTVHFVTFFMGIQLGGVAVGTLGFACFPAFTTLFEALAYREKPSGREYACMFLVSCGLVLITPSFSLADAATAGLAWGVLSGAVYALVAIANRRTATNMSGTQACWWQNLVIIVCLLPFTAEQFSSVSDLDWLWIACLGLICTALAYSLYVSSLAALKARRAAVIISLEPVYAILAAWLLFGETPGPRMIAGGLLIVGTVLRMNRA, from the coding sequence ATGACGCCCCGATCCGAAGGAGAAACGGACGCTTCCCGCGCGCTCAAATCCGCCCTGCTGCGGATGCACGCCGCCACAGTACTTTTCGGCCTGTCCGGCATTTTCGGCAAACTCTGCGCCTGCTCTCCGGCCATGCTGGTCTGCGGTCGGGCGTTTTTTGCCGTGGGCGCGCTGAGCCTGCTCTGCCTGGCTCGCCGTCATGCGCCCTGGCAGGGGCTGCGCTGCCGGGATCTGGCGGGGCTTGCCCTGAGCGGCACGCTGCTGACCGTCCACTTCGTCACCTTCTTCATGGGCATTCAGTTGGGCGGCGTGGCCGTGGGCACCTTGGGCTTTGCCTGCTTTCCGGCCTTCACGACCCTGTTCGAGGCGCTGGCCTATCGGGAAAAGCCCAGCGGGCGCGAATACGCCTGCATGTTTCTGGTCAGTTGCGGCCTGGTGCTGATCACGCCCAGTTTTTCCCTGGCCGACGCCGCTACCGCCGGTCTGGCCTGGGGCGTGCTTTCCGGCGCGGTCTACGCCCTGGTGGCTATCGCCAACCGCCGTACAGCCACCAATATGTCCGGCACCCAGGCCTGTTGGTGGCAGAATCTGGTCATTATCGTCTGCCTGCTGCCCTTTACCGCCGAACAGTTTTCGTCCGTTTCCGATCTGGACTGGCTCTGGATCGCCTGCCTCGGGCTGATCTGCACGGCTCTGGCCTACAGCCTGTACGTCAGCAGTCTGGCCGCGCTCAAAGCCCGACGGGCGGCCGTAATCATCAGCCTTGAGCCGGTGTACGCCATCCTGGCGGCGTGGCTGCTGTTCGGAGAAACGCCGGGCCCGCGCATGATCGCGGGCGGCCTGCTGATCGTGGGTACGGTGCTGCGCATGAACCGGGCGTAA
- a CDS encoding aspartate 1-decarboxylase codes for MLQILRAKLHGIHVTGCVLDYHGSITLDPEQCALAGIYPLEFVNIWNKNSGQRISTYVIYGEAGSRCCILNGAAARTCQQGDELIISAVEYVNGPKDIYARKPVVLTFDAGNAVLERLRYVVGGEESGEFTFNVVEEPM; via the coding sequence ATGCTTCAGATTCTGCGGGCCAAGCTGCACGGCATTCACGTGACCGGCTGCGTGCTGGATTATCACGGTTCCATTACGCTTGATCCCGAGCAGTGCGCCCTGGCGGGCATCTACCCACTGGAATTTGTCAATATCTGGAACAAGAACAGCGGACAGCGCATTTCCACCTATGTGATCTACGGCGAGGCCGGTTCCCGCTGTTGCATCCTTAACGGCGCGGCCGCGCGTACCTGCCAGCAGGGCGATGAACTGATCATCAGTGCCGTGGAGTATGTCAACGGCCCCAAAGATATCTATGCCAGAAAGCCTGTGGTGCTGACTTTCGACGCCGGTAACGCCGTGCTTGAGCGTTTGCGCTATGTGGTGGGAGGCGAGGAAAGCGGGGAATTTACCTTCAACGTCGTTGAAGAGCCCATGTAG
- a CDS encoding J domain-containing protein translates to MRRRPRQLSVKECYEILKLDKGADLQAVKRAYRRRAFELHPDLNPGNADASRQFQLLNEAYVALSAVLKPAEDARHKDQARRAARAEGPSASGEAQAEERREQTEQPTGAPSGNGQGAPREEARASAQANSQAASGTSRDTRNESQTEPRNEPTAQQAGNASNAYAEQDVLRDLLNDPFARRVFEDIYSELNRQQADQHQSEAPKNAAQPRPAAQEKKSTKLHQGNLAWGTPKWNLDFNKGVKGVVKDWLRRQIDEEQSLTLPTARLAPGRRVRLQIRRGLSGELHTVEITLPPDFAVGKPVRLRGLGKRVGPWQGDLYLTLYNE, encoded by the coding sequence ATGCGACGCCGCCCCCGCCAGCTCTCCGTCAAGGAATGCTACGAAATCCTCAAGCTCGACAAGGGCGCGGATCTGCAGGCCGTCAAACGGGCCTACCGCCGTCGCGCCTTTGAGCTCCATCCGGATCTGAACCCCGGCAATGCCGACGCCAGCCGTCAGTTCCAGCTGCTCAATGAAGCCTATGTGGCTCTTTCTGCCGTACTCAAACCGGCCGAGGACGCCAGACACAAGGATCAGGCCCGCCGCGCGGCCCGGGCGGAAGGCCCGTCGGCCTCCGGCGAAGCGCAGGCGGAAGAGCGCCGCGAACAGACGGAACAGCCGACCGGCGCGCCTTCGGGCAACGGCCAGGGAGCGCCGCGCGAGGAAGCCCGGGCTTCGGCACAAGCGAACAGCCAGGCGGCATCCGGCACCTCCCGGGACACGCGGAATGAATCTCAGACGGAGCCCCGGAACGAACCGACTGCGCAGCAGGCCGGAAACGCCTCCAACGCCTACGCCGAACAGGATGTACTGCGGGATCTGCTTAATGATCCTTTTGCCCGGCGTGTCTTTGAGGACATTTACAGCGAGCTGAACCGCCAGCAGGCCGACCAGCATCAGAGTGAAGCCCCCAAGAATGCGGCTCAGCCCCGCCCGGCAGCCCAAGAGAAGAAAAGCACCAAGCTGCACCAGGGCAATCTGGCCTGGGGCACACCCAAATGGAATTTGGACTTCAACAAGGGCGTCAAGGGCGTGGTCAAAGACTGGCTGCGCCGCCAGATTGACGAGGAGCAGAGCCTGACCCTGCCCACAGCCCGGCTTGCTCCGGGCAGGCGCGTGCGCCTGCAGATCCGCCGGGGACTTTCCGGCGAACTGCATACGGTGGAAATCACCCTGCCGCCGGATTTCGCGGTGGGCAAGCCCGTGCGCCTGCGCGGTCTGGGCAAGCGCGTAGGCCCCTGGCAGGGCGACCTCTATCTGACCCTGTACAATGAATAG
- a CDS encoding YkgJ family cysteine cluster protein: protein MASESTETVFQCRMCGHCCEGRGGIVVSPADLTRLAAFLHLAPEEAVKRYGEHSGGKLKIRTGDDGRCIFFRDGQGCGVHEGKPAICRAWPFFRGNIEDPASLALAKDFCPGIAPEVRHAEFARRGLAYLREEGLLAHDPSCEANALILK from the coding sequence ATGGCTTCCGAGAGCACGGAAACTGTGTTTCAATGCCGCATGTGCGGCCACTGCTGTGAAGGCCGCGGCGGCATTGTGGTCAGCCCCGCCGACCTCACGCGTCTTGCCGCATTTCTGCATCTCGCGCCGGAAGAGGCCGTTAAACGCTACGGCGAACACTCGGGTGGAAAACTCAAAATCCGCACGGGCGACGACGGCCGCTGTATCTTTTTCCGGGACGGCCAGGGTTGCGGCGTGCATGAAGGCAAGCCTGCCATCTGTCGGGCCTGGCCTTTTTTCCGGGGCAATATCGAAGATCCGGCCAGTCTGGCCCTGGCCAAGGACTTCTGCCCCGGCATCGCGCCCGAAGTGCGTCATGCCGAATTCGCCCGCCGGGGCCTCGCCTATTTGCGCGAAGAAGGCCTGCTGGCCCATGACCCTTCCTGTGAAGCCAACGCGCTGATCCTTAAGTAA
- a CDS encoding CoA-binding protein: MPDDIWLRALLRNAKDIAILGAKDKPGQPVDGVGRYLLRQGYKIWPVHPARATVWGLAAYQDLAALPKPVDIIDVFRAPQHCPEHARQVLALPWRPKVFWMQSGIVSPEARELLEAAGVAVVENACLMVEHARLLGSAAEQQA, translated from the coding sequence ATGCCTGACGACATATGGTTGCGCGCCTTGTTACGCAACGCCAAAGATATTGCCATATTGGGGGCCAAAGATAAGCCCGGCCAGCCGGTGGACGGCGTGGGCCGCTATCTGCTGAGACAGGGTTACAAGATATGGCCGGTGCATCCCGCGCGCGCCACGGTCTGGGGGCTTGCGGCCTACCAGGACTTGGCCGCCTTGCCCAAGCCCGTGGATATTATTGACGTTTTCCGCGCGCCGCAGCATTGCCCGGAGCACGCGCGCCAAGTGCTGGCCCTGCCTTGGCGGCCCAAAGTTTTCTGGATGCAGTCAGGCATTGTCTCGCCCGAAGCGCGGGAACTGCTTGAGGCGGCGGGCGTGGCCGTGGTGGAAAACGCCTGCCTGATGGTGGAACACGCCCGCCTGCTTGGCAGCGCGGCGGAACAGCAAGCATAA
- a CDS encoding cation:proton antiporter yields MEVPFLYEIVIIFLLSIVVTIVCNRLKLPATVGFLLTGVLCGPSLLGIVSNREAIDQVADIGVAMLLFTIGMELSGDALNRLKRPVFLGGSLQIGLTVLAVMGLALLEGVTYQKGIFWGCLVALSSSAIVLRILQERGTTNTPTGRLSLAILVFQDIMVAPMLLSVPLLAGTLELSLENAFFSVLWVVLALGGVLLFAHFGLDRLMEAVMRTRTREILLLTTLGLCMGMALLTSALGLSLSLGAFLAGLLLARSQYSMSVISGILPYRDVFMSLFFISVGMMLNVDFFAHHFFDIILSTCLFVLIKALLALPAVLIQGYPLRAAIITALSLAQVGEFSFVLAASGLAAGLFDMTAYQNFLAVSVLTMMLTPGLIAIAPRLADLLTGWRNKKQLENEENTGEESSLEDHLIIVGFGISGKHLAHVAHESGIAYTILEMNPETVHRYHDKEPITHGDATQPVVLEHLGVEKARVLAIIISDPAAVRAITIEARRLNPNLYIVARTRFVTEVAPLRRLGANDVIAEEFETSIEVFSRVLTQYLIPRQDIDAFAARIRQMNYRMIRRMSNAVDPLDEVVSRLPDMGVQAMRLGADSPLCGQPLAQSGLRPRYGVTVVAIHRQGEIEASPGPQTRFEADDIVYLFGKTDKLYAVKPLFSGPLKESGVPARSAAAS; encoded by the coding sequence ATGGAAGTCCCCTTTCTTTACGAAATAGTCATCATCTTTCTGCTCTCTATCGTTGTCACCATTGTCTGTAACCGCCTCAAACTGCCCGCCACGGTGGGCTTTCTGCTTACCGGCGTGCTTTGCGGCCCGTCCTTGCTGGGTATCGTCAGCAACCGCGAGGCCATTGATCAGGTGGCGGATATCGGCGTCGCCATGCTTTTGTTCACCATCGGCATGGAACTTTCGGGCGATGCCCTGAACAGGCTCAAACGCCCCGTCTTTCTGGGCGGCAGCCTGCAGATCGGCCTGACCGTGCTGGCCGTCATGGGCCTTGCTCTTCTGGAAGGCGTCACCTATCAGAAAGGCATTTTCTGGGGCTGCCTGGTGGCCCTCTCCTCTTCGGCCATCGTGCTGCGGATCCTGCAGGAACGCGGTACCACCAATACGCCCACAGGCCGTCTTTCTCTGGCTATCCTGGTATTCCAGGACATCATGGTGGCCCCCATGCTGCTCTCTGTGCCGCTGCTGGCGGGCACACTGGAGCTTTCGCTGGAAAACGCGTTTTTTTCCGTCCTCTGGGTGGTCCTGGCACTGGGCGGCGTGCTGCTTTTCGCCCATTTCGGGCTCGATCGTCTGATGGAAGCCGTCATGCGCACGCGCACCCGTGAAATCCTGCTGCTGACCACGCTGGGCCTGTGCATGGGCATGGCCCTGCTGACCAGCGCCCTCGGTCTTTCCCTTTCCCTGGGGGCCTTTCTGGCCGGTTTACTGCTGGCCCGCTCTCAGTACAGCATGAGCGTCATCTCCGGCATCCTGCCCTATCGCGACGTGTTCATGAGCCTTTTTTTCATTTCCGTGGGCATGATGCTCAATGTGGACTTTTTCGCGCATCATTTCTTTGATATCATCTTGAGCACCTGTCTGTTCGTCCTTATCAAAGCCTTGCTGGCCCTGCCCGCGGTGCTGATCCAGGGCTATCCCCTGCGCGCGGCCATCATCACCGCCCTGTCGCTGGCCCAGGTGGGCGAATTCTCCTTTGTGCTGGCCGCTTCCGGCCTTGCAGCAGGCCTTTTCGACATGACCGCCTACCAGAACTTTCTGGCCGTAAGCGTGTTGACCATGATGCTTACCCCCGGCCTGATCGCCATAGCTCCGCGCCTGGCCGACCTGCTCACGGGCTGGCGCAATAAAAAACAACTGGAGAACGAGGAAAATACCGGCGAAGAGAGTTCGCTGGAAGACCATCTGATCATCGTGGGCTTCGGCATCAGCGGCAAGCATCTGGCCCATGTGGCGCACGAATCGGGCATTGCCTACACCATTCTGGAAATGAATCCCGAAACCGTGCACCGCTATCACGACAAGGAGCCCATCACCCACGGCGACGCCACCCAGCCGGTGGTGCTGGAACACCTGGGCGTGGAAAAGGCGCGGGTGCTGGCGATCATCATTTCCGACCCGGCGGCGGTGCGGGCCATTACCATCGAGGCGCGCAGGCTCAATCCCAATCTGTACATCGTGGCTCGCACCCGTTTTGTGACCGAAGTGGCCCCGTTGCGCCGCCTGGGAGCCAACGACGTGATCGCCGAGGAATTTGAAACCTCCATTGAGGTCTTCAGCCGCGTGCTTACCCAGTATCTGATACCCCGGCAGGATATCGACGCCTTTGCCGCGCGCATCCGCCAGATGAACTACCGGATGATCCGGCGCATGAGCAATGCGGTGGACCCCCTGGATGAGGTGGTCAGCCGTCTGCCGGACATGGGCGTGCAGGCCATGCGGCTGGGGGCGGATTCGCCTCTGTGCGGCCAGCCTCTGGCCCAGAGCGGCCTGCGGCCCCGCTACGGCGTAACTGTGGTGGCGATCCACCGCCAGGGCGAAATCGAGGCTTCGCCGGGACCGCAAACCCGCTTTGAGGCCGACGATATCGTTTATCTTTTCGGCAAGACCGACAAGCTGTATGCCGTCAAGCCCCTGTTCTCCGGCCCGCTGAAGGAAAGCGGCGTTCCGGCCAGGAGCGCCGCTGCCAGCTAG
- a CDS encoding nitroreductase family protein, translating to MDIFEALFTRRSIRKYTQEDVSDEDLNILLKAAMLAPSASNRQPWHFVVVRDPDVRAALAGRHPYAKMAADAPVVIVVCADLNEEKTPGFWVQDCSAATQNLMLAARARNLGSVWCGLHPVEDRILPVREILNLPDNVMPLSLVALGHPAQPFSEADRFRADRIHNDRW from the coding sequence ATGGATATTTTTGAAGCCCTGTTCACCCGGCGCAGCATCCGCAAATACACTCAGGAAGACGTCAGCGATGAAGACCTGAACATCCTGCTCAAGGCGGCCATGCTGGCTCCCAGCGCCAGCAACCGGCAGCCCTGGCACTTTGTGGTGGTGCGTGATCCCGATGTGCGCGCGGCCCTGGCGGGACGGCATCCCTATGCCAAAATGGCCGCCGACGCGCCGGTGGTGATCGTGGTCTGCGCGGATCTCAATGAAGAAAAAACCCCCGGTTTCTGGGTACAGGATTGTTCCGCCGCCACCCAAAACCTCATGCTGGCCGCGCGCGCCAGAAATCTGGGTTCTGTCTGGTGCGGCCTGCACCCGGTGGAGGACCGCATACTGCCGGTACGGGAAATACTCAATCTGCCGGACAACGTCATGCCTCTGAGCCTGGTGGCTCTGGGCCATCCCGCCCAGCCTTTTTCTGAAGCGGACCGCTTCCGCGCGGACAGGATCCATAACGACCGCTGGTAG